From Myxococcales bacterium:
CGGCGCCACCGGCCTCGCGCAGTGCACCGAGCTCGTGTGGCAGCTCCGCGGCACCTCCGAGAAGCGCCAGGTCGCGGGCGCGAAGGTCGCGCTGCAGCACAACCTCGGCCTCGGCGGCGCGTGCGTGGTGACCATGTATCGGAACGACTGAGCGCCTGCAGTCGTGGCCCCGGCGCGACTCCGGGGTCTGGCCGGGCGCGGACCCCGGCGCCGCAGTGAGGACTGACGGCTACGGGCGGAGTGCAGAGAGAGCGAATAATTGTCCGACGATCTGCGCGCGTGAACGTGGCAGACCCCGCGCGCAGAGCGACGGGATGTGGCCCTTCTTGATGGCCCACGCTCGGCGGCCCCGCCGGCCTGGCGCCCGAGTAGCGCGTCACCTGGTCCCCGGGCCGTCGAGCTTCGACTCGAGATCGAGGGGGCGCGGACGTGTCGGGCGCGGCGCCGCAGCCGCCGAGCTTCGCCCATTGGCTCACGACGGCCTCGGCGCCGGGGTAGCTCCCGCCGAGATCGCCGCCGCCGTACGCGATCGTTCCGTCCTTCGTGCCGTGGATCTGGAGCACGCTCACGGGCTGCGTGGGCGCGCACTGCGAAGGATCCGAGCCCATGGAGCCCGCGAGGCTCACGATGGCGGCGATCTGCTCCGAGCGCGCGCACGCCATGCGGTGCGACATGAAGCCGCCGTTCGAGTGGCCAACGAGGAAGATTCGCTTCGGGTCCACCGTGTATTTTGCCTGGATCTCCTTGATGAGATCGCTCACGTAGGCCGTGTCGTCGACGCCGGTCTTCCCGAAATCGCAGCAGGCGTAGGTGCTGTTCCAGAAGCGCTTGCCGTCCTTGTCGACCTTGCCGTCGGGGTTCACGTACAAGAAGCCGCGGGCGTCGGCCGCGGCCTTCAGGTTGAAGTAGATCTCCTGCACGAGCCCCGAGGCGCCGTACCCGTGGAGCAGCACGACCAGCGGCGCGGGCACGCCGGGCTTGTACCCTGGCGGGACGTGCACCGCGACCGGGCGGTCGCCGCCCACCGGCCCGGGCTCGGCCGCGTCGACTCCCGCGGCCGCGTCGACCCCGGGCGTGGGCGTGACGCCGGCGTCGGTGGCGGGGGCTGGCGACGACGTGGAGGAGCACGCCGGGAAGAGCAGCGCGGAGAGCGAGACCGCGGCGGCAGCCGCGAGCGCGCGAGCGCTCCGGGGCGGGAGGGGCGAAGAGAACATGCGCGGGTACTTACAACGGAATCGCGCCGCGCGCCCGTCGGCGGTTCTTGCACGCCGGTGTGGCTCCCGTGACCCACGCCCACGCCACGCGCAGCTACGAGCTCGAGCTCACCCTCCCGATCGACGCGGGCGGAGGGAGCCGAGGGCCCGCCGTGTGCTCGATGTGCACGGGTGGCCGGACCTCGGTCGGCGCGAGCTCGCGCGGTCCTCGCGCTCCCTCGGCGGCGGCGCGCGCGCGCCGCGCGACCCCTTCGGCGATGCTGGCCCCCGTGCGCCGAAACAGCTCGGAGGAGAGCCCCGTCTGCAGAGAGTGCGTGAGGGAGTCGTCGCGAATGCCGTAGTACACGTAGGCGCCGGGCAACGTGTGCAGCTCGGTCGTGCACGCCGCGCGGCACGCGAGCTCCACGTCGGCGCTGACGCGCCACGCCGTGGAGAACCCGCCGATCCGCTCGATGAGCGATCGTCGCATGAGCGCGGCCGGATGCGGAGTCACGTAGTGACCCGTGCTCCGGGCCGTGGCGGCGCCCTTCGCGGGGTGCGCGCGGTACTGCACCAACACCGCGCGTTCGTCGACCGCGCACAGATCGGCGCCGACGAGCTCGGCGCCCTCTCGCTGGGCGAAGGCGAGCTGAACCTCCAGGCGGTCCACCGCGGACCAGTCGTCGGCGTCTTGGATCATGATCCACTCGTGGTCCGTCGCGTCGATCACGGCTTGTGTGAGCGCGTACGGTCCCACGTGCTCGCGGCATTGGGTGAATGTGACCGAAGGGAACTCGCGCAAGAGCGCGTCCGGCACCGCGTCGGCGGCGTCGGCCACCACGACGATGGTGTCGGGCGCGCGCGTCTGCGTCACCAGACTATGGAGCGCGCGACCGAGCCACCGAGCACATCGGTAATACGGCACGATCGCCAAGACGCGCGCGGTGGTCGCCGCGACGACCGGCGCGTCGTGCGCGTGGTGCGCGTCGGCGCCAAGCGCCGCCTCCCACACGAGGCGCGCGCTGGGATCGAAGGCCCGCGCGAGGAGCGTGTCTGCGGTGCGGGCCTCGGCGAGGAGCGAGGCCAACAAGGCACCTTCGAGCACCACCGCGGCGCCGCGAAGCTGCGCGAAGGTCACACGGTCCTCGCGGCGAAGGGGGATGTCGGGCAGCACGCGCGCCTGCCCGAGCGTAAGCGCCGCGAAAGGGACGAGGGGGATCGGCGCATCGGAGGGGAGCACGAGCCCGAGGCGCGCGGTCGAGGAGCGCCGCGGCCTCGGCAGAGCCGAGCTCGAGCAGGCCCCGCGCGACCGCCGCGGTGGCGTACGGCTGGCTCGGCTCGGGCAGCAGCACCGGCGAGAGGTTCTGCGCCCGGGCGAGATCGAGCACCTCGCGCGCGCGCCGCCGCGCCCCGGCGA
This genomic window contains:
- a CDS encoding glycosyltransferase: MAIVPYYRCARWLGRALHSLVTQTRAPDTIVVVADAADAVPDALLREFPSVTFTQCREHVGPYALTQAVIDATDHEWIMIQDADDWSAVDRLEVQLAFAQREGAELVGADLCAVDERAVLVQYRAHPAKGAATARSTGHYVTPHPAALMRRSLIERIGGFSTAWRVSADVELACRAACTTELHTLPGAYVYYGIRDDSLTHSLQTGLSSELFRRTGASIAEGVARRARAAAEGARGPRELAPTEVRPPVHIEHTAGPRLPPPASIGRVSSSS